From a single Candidatus Woesearchaeota archaeon genomic region:
- a CDS encoding GH3 auxin-responsive promoter family protein, which produces MWKFTAQIIPLWLYDFLEDKMLNNFDISQWFLRTIDPDFLEIISRRKAVRLFQHCLKTTPAYQKFIKHHKIDFNQITIPDLFDTLVPETNKQNYIKKYSYEDRCQYGRIPKTGNIDESSGTSGNPTDWIRSLREEDIVFKAACFEFNYVFNADKENYIILSAWSSGAWATGIKFCIIAEHLGLVKNTAEDNDDIIKTLQAFGPKYKYIIAGYPPFIRNMIEEAKKKIDLKQFTIHLLTGGEGVIYGWDEYLQQQLKPGARIISSYGASDIDIGIGFETTMSKWIRGLAAKNKALREKLFLNQDRIPMIFQYNPSMHYIRSTINEEQGKQEYHISLLDLDICSPKIKYNLQDEGGVITYHTMIEILREFEPNHVAAFLREHQDDILKLPFLYVVGRSDGTISLDGGNVYPQQIEMAINKNKSLQDKTESFKIAAVFDHKKKVHFNIKIRLKDNIKPSKQLEKEYFITILNNLLEINGDYKQSYTHNQTLKPEIKLYSYHHLEFIEKKIKNIYLA; this is translated from the coding sequence ATGTGGAAATTTACTGCACAAATTATACCATTATGGTTATATGATTTCTTAGAAGATAAAATGTTAAATAATTTTGATATTAGTCAATGGTTCTTAAGAACCATTGATCCTGATTTTTTAGAAATTATTTCACGAAGAAAAGCAGTAAGGTTATTCCAGCACTGCTTGAAAACAACACCTGCATATCAAAAATTCATCAAACATCATAAGATAGATTTTAATCAAATAACTATTCCGGATCTTTTTGATACCTTGGTTCCTGAAACCAATAAGCAAAACTACATTAAGAAATATAGTTATGAAGATCGCTGCCAATATGGAAGAATCCCTAAAACAGGCAATATTGATGAAAGCTCAGGAACTTCAGGCAATCCTACCGATTGGATAAGGTCATTACGGGAAGAAGATATTGTGTTCAAAGCTGCCTGTTTTGAATTTAATTATGTATTTAATGCTGATAAAGAAAATTATATTATTCTCAGCGCTTGGTCTTCTGGGGCTTGGGCAACAGGAATAAAATTCTGCATCATAGCTGAACATCTTGGTTTAGTAAAAAACACTGCAGAGGATAACGATGATATTATTAAAACCTTGCAGGCATTTGGACCAAAATATAAATACATTATTGCTGGTTATCCTCCCTTTATAAGAAACATGATCGAAGAAGCAAAAAAGAAAATTGACCTGAAACAATTTACTATCCATCTTTTAACTGGCGGTGAAGGAGTGATTTATGGCTGGGATGAATATCTTCAGCAACAATTAAAACCAGGCGCAAGAATCATCTCTTCTTATGGAGCTAGCGATATAGATATAGGGATAGGTTTTGAAACAACAATGAGCAAATGGATACGTGGTTTAGCAGCAAAGAATAAAGCTCTTCGGGAAAAATTATTTCTTAATCAAGACAGAATTCCTATGATTTTTCAATATAACCCTTCAATGCATTATATCCGCTCAACAATAAATGAAGAACAAGGAAAACAAGAATATCACATTTCGTTATTAGATTTAGATATTTGTTCACCGAAAATTAAATATAATCTCCAGGATGAAGGCGGCGTTATTACCTATCATACTATGATTGAGATACTTCGTGAATTCGAGCCAAACCATGTAGCAGCGTTTCTTCGTGAACATCAAGATGATATTCTCAAGCTTCCATTCCTTTATGTTGTCGGGAGAAGTGACGGCACTATAAGTTTAGATGGTGGAAATGTCTATCCCCAGCAGATAGAAATGGCAATCAATAAAAATAAATCATTACAGGACAAAACAGAGAGCTTCAAAATAGCAGCAGTTTTTGACCATAAGAAAAAAGTTCATTTTAATATTAAAATCAGGCTCAAAGACAACATAAAACCTTCAAAACAATTAGAAAAAGAATATTTTATAACTATTCTTAATAATTTATTAGAGATCAACGGAGATTATAAACAATCCTACACTCACAATCAAACTCTCAAACCAGAAATAAAACTCTATTCTTATCATCACCTAGAGTTCATAGAGAAAAAGATAAAGAATATTTACCTTGCTTAA
- a CDS encoding M50 family metallopeptidase, translating into MPTNVTELRYRIKRHFRFSIKEVRDVFITIFVLAFIFGYNDKSETFNAAHWGFNYLKMVIILFITVVVHEAGHKVAALEMGLKSEYKIWPTGLIIGVMFAFLTKGNWYIVLPGGMVLTHMAVQRIGHFRYGLNYITQGLLATAGPISNLVFATFFKTLALFHIMPDFFNLLTFINLYYAVWTFLPLPNLDGIHMFYGSRLWYVFTFGTLFSYIMLYSIKFYSLIFALLGGGLIWLVYYATFEKSAT; encoded by the coding sequence ATGCCAACCAATGTAACTGAACTTCGTTATCGTATTAAAAGGCATTTTCGCTTTAGTATTAAAGAAGTTCGAGATGTATTTATTACTATTTTTGTTCTTGCATTTATTTTTGGTTATAATGATAAAAGTGAAACATTTAATGCAGCACACTGGGGTTTTAATTATCTAAAAATGGTTATTATTTTGTTTATTACGGTCGTTGTTCACGAAGCAGGTCATAAAGTTGCTGCTTTGGAAATGGGACTAAAATCCGAATACAAGATTTGGCCAACAGGACTTATTATTGGTGTAATGTTTGCTTTTCTTACTAAAGGAAACTGGTACATTGTTTTGCCAGGGGGAATGGTATTAACACACATGGCAGTGCAAAGAATTGGGCATTTTAGGTATGGATTAAATTATATTACTCAAGGATTACTGGCAACAGCTGGTCCAATATCTAACCTTGTTTTTGCAACTTTTTTCAAGACATTAGCATTATTCCATATTATGCCAGACTTCTTTAATTTGTTAACCTTTATCAATCTCTATTATGCTGTCTGGACATTTTTGCCCTTGCCTAATCTCGACGGAATTCACATGTTTTACGGCTCACGATTATGGTATGTATTTACATTTGGAACATTATTTTCATATATCATGTTATATAGCATTAAATTTTATTCCTTAATCTTTGCATTGTTAGGCGGCGGATTAATTTGGCTCGTGTATTATGCAACCTTTGAAAAGAGCGCGACGTAG
- a CDS encoding TraB/GumN family protein — MDEKPINKPITRVKLLGTSHIAAESVKQIQEEITKNKPDIITIELDKKRLFALMSQQKHRFSLRTMFKVGIKGYFFALLGSWGSKKLGNLVGAIPGREMLEAVTLARKNHIHLALIDQDIEITLQRFSKAITWREKWRFIKEIFRAIFKSKEVEQELGIDVRTLDLKKVPSQTLIKKLTKLMKQKYPQIYRVLVEERNTYMARNILHLIKQNPGKKILIIVGAGHIEGLLEILNKK, encoded by the coding sequence ATGGATGAAAAACCAATAAACAAACCAATTACTCGAGTAAAACTATTAGGCACCTCACATATTGCAGCTGAGAGTGTTAAGCAGATACAGGAAGAAATTACTAAGAACAAACCTGATATTATTACTATTGAATTGGATAAAAAACGCTTGTTTGCATTGATGTCTCAGCAAAAGCATCGTTTCTCGTTAAGAACCATGTTTAAAGTAGGGATTAAAGGATATTTTTTTGCGTTGTTAGGATCATGGGGTTCAAAAAAATTAGGAAATCTTGTTGGCGCTATTCCAGGCCGGGAAATGCTTGAAGCAGTAACTCTTGCAAGAAAAAATCATATTCATCTTGCTCTTATTGACCAGGATATTGAAATAACCTTGCAGCGGTTTTCAAAAGCAATCACCTGGAGAGAAAAATGGCGATTTATTAAAGAGATTTTTCGCGCAATTTTTAAGAGTAAAGAAGTTGAGCAAGAACTAGGCATTGATGTAAGAACTCTTGATCTTAAAAAAGTTCCTTCTCAAACATTGATTAAAAAACTTACAAAACTCATGAAACAAAAATATCCTCAGATTTACCGTGTTTTGGTTGAAGAACGTAATACGTATATGGCAAGAAATATTCTTCATTTGATTAAACAGAACCCAGGCAAAAAGATTTTAATTATAGTTGGAGCTGGTCATATAGAAGGGTTATTAGAGATTTTAAATAAGAAGTAG
- a CDS encoding PDZ domain-containing protein, whose protein sequence is MNKFKLLLKSPRIVIVLLLLLGALILINPALDDQGVAIRSIAKDSSAAKAGLASPQPADKPRMRDVITTFDGVKIKDLEHFQQLVENLDVGQVVPLIVKTHFTYDTNNKRKFSFRTHEEEFIIKVEPLVEIITLNETEEKTFEELQEVQKEINGSLVSVNETVNVTKQVPKTKENIIGKKELGLQVYAKPRTNLKKGLDLEGGTRVLLQPQKRVSEEDLNLIIDNLKQRLNVYGLSDLVVRSAGDFVSDTQYIVVEIAGANEQEVKDLIGKQGVFEARIGNVTAFKGGQDIKNVCRTPDCSFAVSPYRGCSSGDGGWACTFQFSITLSREAAERQAAATRNLEVLPGGTGGEGVLSQNIDFYLDNELVDSLTIAAGLKGNAETNIAISGPGSGKTELEARADSAKNMRKLQTILITGSLPVKLDVVKTDSISPLLGKEFIKNILFTGFVAILSVAVVLWIRYRQVTLSLTILFTMVSEIILTLGLAAAIGWNIDLAGIAGILVAVGTGVDDQIVITDETLRGSKERYLSWKDKFKKAFFIVLSAYIITVVGMLPLISAGAGLLRGFAITTILAISFGVFVTRPAFGVIIEKLLYDEEP, encoded by the coding sequence ATGAATAAGTTTAAGTTGCTTCTTAAAAGCCCGCGAATAGTCATTGTATTACTCTTGTTGCTTGGAGCGCTTATTCTGATTAATCCTGCACTTGATGACCAAGGAGTAGCTATAAGGTCAATAGCAAAAGATAGCTCTGCTGCTAAAGCAGGGCTTGCAAGCCCTCAGCCAGCAGATAAGCCGCGGATGCGAGATGTTATTACGACGTTTGATGGTGTCAAAATAAAAGATCTCGAGCATTTTCAACAGCTCGTTGAAAATCTTGACGTTGGACAAGTTGTCCCTCTGATTGTTAAAACTCATTTTACCTATGATACGAATAATAAAAGAAAATTTTCCTTTCGAACGCATGAAGAAGAATTTATTATTAAAGTCGAACCGCTTGTTGAGATAATTACGCTCAATGAAACTGAAGAGAAGACCTTTGAAGAACTACAAGAGGTTCAGAAAGAGATTAATGGTTCTCTAGTCAGTGTTAATGAAACAGTTAATGTAACAAAACAAGTTCCTAAAACAAAAGAGAATATTATTGGCAAAAAAGAATTAGGATTGCAAGTATATGCAAAGCCAAGGACTAATTTAAAAAAAGGGCTTGATCTCGAAGGGGGAACACGTGTTTTATTGCAACCTCAGAAACGTGTTAGTGAAGAAGACCTTAATTTAATTATTGACAACCTTAAACAACGATTAAATGTCTATGGGTTAAGTGATCTTGTCGTAAGAAGTGCTGGTGATTTTGTATCTGATACACAATATATTGTTGTTGAAATTGCCGGTGCTAATGAGCAGGAAGTTAAAGATCTTATTGGAAAACAAGGCGTCTTTGAAGCAAGAATTGGCAATGTTACTGCATTTAAAGGCGGACAAGATATTAAAAATGTTTGCCGCACCCCTGATTGCAGTTTTGCGGTAAGTCCTTATCGAGGATGCTCATCTGGTGATGGTGGTTGGGCATGCACATTTCAATTTAGCATCACATTAAGCAGAGAAGCAGCTGAACGGCAAGCAGCTGCAACAAGAAACCTTGAAGTACTTCCTGGAGGAACAGGAGGAGAGGGTGTTTTAAGCCAGAATATTGATTTTTACCTTGATAATGAATTAGTTGATAGCTTAACTATTGCAGCAGGATTAAAAGGAAATGCTGAAACTAATATTGCTATTTCTGGTCCAGGCAGTGGAAAAACTGAACTAGAAGCTAGGGCAGACAGTGCTAAAAATATGCGCAAATTACAAACAATATTGATTACCGGTAGTTTGCCGGTCAAATTAGATGTAGTGAAAACAGATAGCATCTCTCCATTACTGGGAAAAGAATTTATTAAGAACATTCTGTTTACTGGGTTTGTAGCAATACTAAGTGTAGCTGTTGTATTATGGATAAGATATCGGCAAGTTACCCTTTCGTTAACTATTTTATTTACTATGGTTAGTGAAATAATTTTAACCTTAGGTCTAGCAGCAGCTATTGGTTGGAATATTGACTTAGCAGGGATTGCAGGTATTCTTGTTGCTGTAGGAACAGGTGTCGATGACCAAATTGTAATTACTGATGAAACATTGCGCGGCAGCAAAGAACGATATTTAAGCTGGAAGGATAAATTTAAGAAAGCCTTTTTTATTGTTTTATCAGCGTATATCATCACCGTTGTGGGTATGCTGCCTCTTATTAGCGCTGGTGCTGGTTTATTGCGTGGATTTGCAATAACAACGATTTTAGCAATATCCTTTGGCGTATTCGTAACAAGGCCTGCATTTGGAGTTATTATTGAAAAATTGCTATATGATGAAGAACCATAA
- a CDS encoding EamA family transporter, whose translation MSKTSLTAIILVIICTIFTSLAQVLYKSGANKLNFNDFNSIVTNYEIGIGIILYGIAAILLIYAFKCGELSVIFPMIATSYIWVSLLAWYYFDEVFSPLRIIGIVIIILGVTMLGIGGKQKQEGDVVAN comes from the coding sequence ATGAGTAAAACAAGCTTAACGGCGATTATTCTTGTTATTATCTGCACGATATTTACTTCTCTTGCCCAAGTGCTGTATAAATCTGGTGCAAATAAATTGAATTTTAACGATTTCAATAGTATTGTAACTAATTATGAGATTGGCATAGGAATTATTCTTTATGGCATTGCTGCAATTTTATTGATTTATGCATTTAAATGTGGCGAGCTTTCGGTCATTTTTCCTATGATTGCAACAAGCTATATTTGGGTGTCATTATTAGCATGGTATTACTTCGATGAAGTTTTTAGCCCTTTGCGCATAATAGGAATTGTCATAATCATTTTAGGAGTAACTATGTTAGGAATAGGTGGAAAACAAAAACAGGAAGGTGATGTTGTTGCCAACTAA
- a CDS encoding EamA family transporter yields MPTNIYAIIGVIIATFVAAYGSLYLKKGSATFTLSLFKAIKNIPLLIGVFFYFFSSIIFIISIKYGELSVLYPIASLNYIWSIFLAMKYLGEKMNTFKWMGIFLIMVGVVLIGVS; encoded by the coding sequence TTGCCAACTAACATATACGCTATCATAGGTGTTATTATTGCAACATTTGTTGCAGCTTATGGTTCATTATATCTTAAAAAAGGCTCAGCAACCTTCACATTATCACTGTTCAAAGCAATTAAAAATATTCCCTTATTAATAGGGGTGTTTTTCTATTTCTTTTCCAGTATTATATTCATCATATCAATCAAATATGGAGAACTATCAGTGCTCTACCCTATTGCATCATTAAATTACATTTGGTCAATATTTTTAGCAATGAAATATCTTGGCGAGAAAATGAATACCTTTAAATGGATGGGAATCTTTTTGATTATGGTCGGAGTAGTACTCATAGGTGTTTCATAA
- a CDS encoding UMP kinase — protein MKTIIISLGGSVIVPEEINVSLLKEFRGLVYDVVAQGFRVAIICGGGSTNKKYNLAATKITKVADEDLDWIGIKATKLNAELVRAIFGKDAYGVIDNPEDSIKTDKQIIIGAGYEPGCSSDMDAVLLAQNLGAKKVINMSNIDYVYTKDPQKYKDAKPIQDISWEQFHALIGDIWTPRLNAPFDPIASKKAKELGLEVAILNGNKLDNLKQCILGKPFTGTRIK, from the coding sequence ATGAAAACAATTATTATATCATTGGGTGGATCTGTTATTGTGCCTGAAGAAATCAATGTTTCTTTATTAAAAGAGTTTAGGGGATTAGTTTATGATGTAGTTGCACAAGGATTCAGAGTTGCTATTATTTGTGGTGGCGGTAGCACTAATAAAAAGTACAATCTGGCTGCAACCAAAATTACTAAGGTAGCTGATGAAGATCTCGATTGGATAGGTATTAAAGCAACTAAATTAAATGCTGAATTAGTGCGGGCAATATTTGGCAAAGATGCTTATGGTGTTATAGATAACCCTGAAGATAGTATTAAAACTGATAAACAAATTATCATTGGCGCTGGTTATGAACCTGGTTGTTCAAGTGATATGGATGCAGTACTCCTTGCTCAGAATCTTGGAGCTAAGAAAGTGATTAATATGTCAAATATTGACTATGTTTATACTAAAGATCCGCAGAAATATAAAGATGCCAAGCCTATACAAGATATTTCATGGGAACAATTTCATGCATTAATTGGTGATATATGGACTCCACGGCTTAATGCGCCTTTTGATCCTATTGCCAGCAAAAAAGCAAAAGAACTCGGATTAGAAGTTGCTATTTTAAACGGAAATAAGCTTGATAATCTCAAACAATGCATTCTTGGAAAACCTTTTACGGGAACAAGAATAAAATAA